A window of Deinococcus sp. HSC-46F16 contains these coding sequences:
- a CDS encoding diguanylate cyclase domain-containing protein: MTPLVSRDDLTRLPTRAAFDTDLRRRLSDGAGCALLLCDLDYLKLINDTFGHLAGDEALRALAQTLHGQRRPGWEVYRLGGDEFAVLAGGPEAALAEWGQARLRELAQRPGRPLRVSMGVAAWEPGLNREALFARADARLLAAKRLGRGQVVVRDPVSAPGAGSGPSRLLERDEARARTVAFWKEALARPGARLTVQAPPGGGLSAFLCEADRIAQHLGYQTLHVRGDPGRAARPHGAWEGATLSGVPLAGPPDPADVGGGAGRPLALLLDAPEFLGACALAELAPLLAGAQAVLTGQAAAPGGPAPDSGPEVLSLPPLTDRAVLALAEAQVGPLGEGRGAAWLCGQVRGLPARLAPRLSALRLEAELRGQSVEALTGSGLRDWEDAAARQVPSPPPPPHPYLHGRGPEVREAARRLGGHALLTLTGPAGRGKTRLARQLLAELGAQAPGGAHEVPLRGVRVPELALARISEVLLGTAVAPVTAGTVARLLGRRPTLLLLDDAAPAALPAPLLEALLARSPGTRLIVTSRAPLGVRGEAVLALAPLPDVSLRAALAAQAEAPDGEDEGALDALTRYAAGEPDTLTALLPLVQTLGLRGAAEHLERSGRARQVGAGPWPELGSPERRVLAALSTFGGPFDLAWAQEVSGSSSFLLSALIHRHLLRPVGGGLYRLPEQLLDRGQAHLRRHPATLGRARQRGLRRAQAVLRAYPPQSAAWFAHLDLHAPTLRALLAGHLHAPTPPDPALLRTLLDLMPYRLARAHLYDAREDLHAALRARPGEEADAPGAARRTELQLALASTLQRLGDHAQASALAGEARARAETLGDPVLLGSALLTEARILHRRSVYPEARALFGRARSVLEGAGRPDLLARALGGLARSGVYLGELEEAQAQVEEALRGAAPLDRPRLRAELLNTAGLIATERRDLGAAQARMEEALALHEAYGGREGQTLNLTGLAWVALLRGDFALSAAHSGRVLQQARDSGQGWEIANALVNLGHALARQDQLAEARARFHEAALQAAQCDAPSVVAEALGGLADVLARERRPGEARALLTLALAHPGANAEVQSFFAPLHRTLVEHPAAPLPAEIGALLARLRDPPPG, translated from the coding sequence ATGACACCGCTCGTGAGTCGGGACGACCTCACCCGGCTCCCCACCCGCGCTGCGTTCGACACCGACCTGCGGCGGCGCCTGTCGGACGGGGCAGGCTGCGCCCTGCTGCTGTGCGACCTCGACTATCTCAAGCTGATCAACGACACCTTCGGGCACCTGGCGGGCGACGAGGCGCTGCGGGCGCTCGCGCAGACCCTGCACGGGCAGCGGCGCCCCGGCTGGGAGGTGTACCGCCTGGGCGGCGACGAGTTCGCGGTGCTGGCGGGCGGCCCGGAGGCGGCCCTCGCGGAGTGGGGCCAGGCCCGGCTCCGGGAGCTCGCGCAGCGCCCAGGGCGGCCCCTGCGCGTGAGCATGGGCGTCGCCGCCTGGGAGCCGGGCCTGAACCGCGAGGCCCTGTTTGCGCGGGCCGATGCCCGGCTCCTGGCGGCCAAGCGCCTGGGCCGGGGGCAGGTCGTGGTCCGGGATCCGGTGTCCGCACCGGGCGCCGGAAGCGGGCCTTCCCGGCTGCTGGAACGGGACGAGGCCCGCGCCCGGACGGTGGCCTTTTGGAAAGAGGCCCTGGCCCGGCCCGGCGCCCGCCTGACCGTGCAGGCCCCGCCGGGCGGGGGCCTGAGCGCGTTCTTGTGCGAGGCCGACCGGATCGCGCAGCACCTGGGCTACCAGACGCTGCACGTGCGGGGCGACCCCGGACGGGCCGCGCGGCCGCATGGCGCCTGGGAGGGCGCCACGCTGAGCGGCGTGCCCCTGGCTGGCCCCCCGGACCCGGCGGACGTGGGCGGGGGGGCGGGCCGACCCCTGGCCCTGCTGCTCGACGCGCCCGAGTTCCTGGGGGCCTGTGCGCTGGCCGAACTCGCCCCGCTGCTCGCGGGGGCGCAGGCGGTGCTGACCGGGCAGGCGGCGGCGCCGGGGGGACCCGCGCCGGACTCGGGGCCGGAGGTGCTGAGTCTGCCGCCGCTGACCGACCGGGCCGTCCTGGCGCTGGCCGAGGCGCAGGTCGGGCCGCTGGGCGAGGGGCGGGGCGCGGCGTGGCTGTGCGGGCAGGTGCGGGGCCTGCCTGCCCGGCTCGCGCCGCGGCTCTCGGCCCTGCGGCTGGAAGCGGAACTGCGCGGCCAGAGCGTGGAGGCCCTGACCGGGAGCGGCCTACGCGACTGGGAGGACGCCGCGGCGCGGCAAGTGCCGTCCCCGCCCCCGCCTCCCCACCCTTACCTGCACGGCCGGGGGCCGGAGGTGCGGGAGGCGGCGCGGCGGCTCGGCGGGCACGCGCTCCTGACCCTCACCGGCCCGGCCGGACGGGGCAAGACGCGCCTGGCCCGGCAACTGCTCGCCGAGCTGGGTGCCCAGGCTCCGGGCGGCGCCCACGAGGTCCCCCTGCGCGGGGTGCGGGTGCCCGAGCTGGCCCTGGCCCGCATCAGCGAGGTGCTGCTGGGCACGGCGGTCGCTCCCGTCACCGCCGGGACGGTGGCCCGGCTGCTGGGTCGGCGGCCCACCCTGCTGCTGCTCGACGACGCCGCGCCCGCGGCCCTTCCCGCGCCGCTGCTCGAGGCGCTGCTGGCCCGCAGTCCGGGCACCCGCCTGATCGTGACCTCGCGGGCGCCGCTGGGCGTGCGGGGCGAGGCGGTGCTGGCGCTCGCCCCCCTGCCGGACGTCAGCCTCAGGGCCGCCCTGGCCGCGCAGGCCGAGGCCCCGGACGGCGAGGACGAGGGCGCCCTGGACGCCCTGACCCGCTACGCGGCGGGCGAGCCGGACACCCTGACGGCCCTCTTGCCCCTGGTGCAGACCCTGGGCCTGAGGGGCGCGGCCGAGCATCTGGAGCGCAGCGGGCGGGCGCGGCAGGTGGGCGCGGGACCCTGGCCGGAACTCGGCTCACCGGAACGGCGCGTGCTGGCGGCCCTGAGCACCTTCGGCGGCCCCTTCGACCTGGCCTGGGCGCAGGAGGTGTCGGGCAGTTCTTCTTTTCTGCTCTCCGCGCTGATTCACCGCCACCTGCTGCGGCCCGTGGGCGGCGGACTCTACCGCCTGCCGGAGCAACTGCTGGACCGGGGGCAGGCCCACCTGCGCCGACACCCCGCCACCCTGGGGCGTGCCCGGCAGCGGGGGCTGCGCCGCGCCCAGGCGGTCTTGCGGGCGTACCCGCCGCAGAGCGCGGCGTGGTTCGCGCACCTCGACCTCCACGCCCCCACGCTGCGGGCGCTGCTCGCCGGGCACCTGCACGCCCCCACGCCGCCCGACCCGGCCCTGCTGCGCACGCTGCTGGACCTGATGCCCTACCGCCTGGCCCGCGCCCACCTGTACGACGCGCGGGAGGACCTGCACGCGGCCCTGCGGGCGCGGCCCGGCGAGGAGGCGGACGCCCCCGGCGCGGCGCGGCGCACCGAGCTTCAGCTCGCGCTCGCCTCGACCTTGCAGCGGCTGGGCGACCACGCGCAGGCCTCCGCGCTGGCGGGCGAGGCCCGCGCCCGCGCCGAGACCCTGGGCGACCCGGTGCTGCTGGGCTCGGCGCTGCTGACCGAGGCCCGCATCCTGCACCGCCGCAGCGTCTACCCCGAGGCCCGCGCCCTGTTCGGGCGTGCCCGGAGCGTGCTGGAGGGAGCCGGACGCCCGGACCTCCTCGCCCGCGCCCTGGGGGGCCTGGCCCGCAGCGGGGTCTACCTGGGCGAGCTGGAAGAAGCGCAGGCGCAGGTGGAGGAGGCGCTGCGCGGGGCGGCGCCCCTGGACCGGCCCCGGCTGCGGGCCGAGCTGCTGAACACGGCGGGCCTGATCGCCACCGAACGGCGCGACCTCGGGGCGGCGCAGGCCCGGATGGAAGAAGCCCTCGCGCTGCATGAAGCCTACGGCGGACGCGAGGGCCAGACCCTGAACCTGACCGGGCTGGCCTGGGTCGCGCTGCTGCGCGGCGACTTCGCCCTGAGCGCGGCGCACAGCGGGCGGGTGCTGCAACAGGCGCGGGACTCGGGGCAGGGCTGGGAGATCGCCAACGCGCTGGTCAACCTCGGGCACGCCCTGGCCCGGCAAGACCAGCTCGCCGAGGCCCGCGCCCGGTTTCACGAGGCCGCCCTCCAAGCCGCGCAGTGCGACGCGCCCTCGGTGGTGGCCGAGGCCCTCGGCGGCCTCGCCGACGTGCTGGCCCGCGAGCGCCGCCCCGGCGAGGCCCGCGCCCTGCTCACCCTCGCCCTGGCCCATCCCGGCGCCAATGCCGAGGTCCAGAGCTTTTTCGCTCCCCTACACCGCACCCTCGTGGAGCACCCCGCCGCTCCCCTCCCCGCCGAGATCGGGGCGCTGCTGGCCCGGCTGCGGGACCCGCCCCCCGGCTGA
- a CDS encoding NADPH-dependent FMN reductase — translation MTNPKIAVIIGSTRDARFADKPTEWFMKRASQRTDLDFEVLDLRDFPLPLFNEVASNAWAPTQNEVGVRWQQRLAEFDGYVFITAEYNHAPTAALKNALDYAYPEWNKKPASFVGYGSVGAARAIEHLRGIAVELQMAPLRAAVHIQGGDFFAAWQEGKSLDELTYLEPGVTAMLDELAWWANALRTARQATTPPQEIQVSSSGV, via the coding sequence ATGACGAACCCCAAGATCGCCGTGATCATCGGCAGCACCCGCGACGCCCGTTTTGCCGACAAGCCCACCGAATGGTTCATGAAGCGGGCCTCGCAGCGCACGGACCTGGACTTCGAGGTGCTCGACCTGCGCGACTTCCCGCTGCCGCTGTTCAACGAGGTGGCGTCCAATGCGTGGGCGCCCACCCAGAACGAGGTCGGTGTGCGCTGGCAGCAGCGGCTGGCCGAGTTCGACGGCTACGTGTTCATCACGGCCGAGTACAACCACGCGCCCACCGCCGCCCTGAAAAATGCGCTGGACTACGCTTACCCCGAGTGGAACAAGAAGCCCGCGTCATTCGTGGGCTACGGCTCGGTGGGGGCGGCCCGCGCCATCGAGCACCTGCGCGGCATCGCGGTCGAATTGCAAATGGCGCCCCTGCGGGCGGCCGTGCATATCCAGGGGGGCGATTTCTTCGCGGCGTGGCAGGAGGGCAAGAGCCTCGACGAGCTGACCTACCTCGAGCCCGGCGTGACGGCCATGCTGGACGAACTCGCGTGGTGGGCGAACGCGCTCAGGACCGCACGCCAGGCGACCACCCCGCCCCAGGAGATTCAGGTGTCCTCGTCCGGGGTCTGA
- a CDS encoding MarR family transcriptional regulator, which translates to MHDDPVVRTLDDALRQPPIRLWQRLVRLTQARMREVEATLAPLDLSVTEFDLLAAVRAHGGATQQDIAQHLLFSEANLTYHAQRLCGRGLIRREMSGKAKRLFLTPAGEALIGQALPRVVGLHERQFGTLTPEQMRQLEVLLRLLG; encoded by the coding sequence GTGCACGACGACCCCGTGGTCAGGACGCTGGACGACGCCTTGCGGCAGCCGCCCATTCGCCTGTGGCAACGGCTGGTGCGGTTGACCCAGGCCAGGATGAGGGAGGTCGAGGCCACCCTGGCCCCACTGGACCTGAGCGTGACGGAGTTCGACCTGCTCGCGGCCGTGCGTGCCCACGGGGGCGCGACCCAGCAGGACATCGCCCAGCACCTGCTGTTCAGCGAGGCCAACCTGACCTACCACGCCCAGCGGCTGTGCGGCCGGGGCCTGATTCGCCGAGAAATGTCCGGCAAGGCCAAGCGGCTGTTCCTGACCCCCGCGGGCGAAGCCCTGATCGGCCAAGCGCTGCCCAGGGTGGTCGGCCTTCACGAGCGGCAGTTTGGAACCCTGACGCCCGAGCAGATGCGGCAGCTCGAAGTCCTGCTGCGCCTCCTGGGTTAA
- a CDS encoding PQQ-dependent sugar dehydrogenase, producing MTTGLQMPWELTAGPDGQLWVTEGLGKQIVRVNPTTGQKSVAVTIPGALAGGQHQGLLGMALHPDLLKGQGRDWVYVAYTYGPEAAPKKKIVRYTFTAASGRLTAPTLVIGNLPAGNDHNAGRLKIGPDGKLYFTMGDLGHNQFANYAKPITS from the coding sequence GTGACCACCGGCCTTCAGATGCCCTGGGAACTCACCGCTGGCCCCGACGGGCAACTCTGGGTGACCGAGGGCCTCGGCAAGCAGATCGTGCGGGTCAACCCCACGACCGGGCAAAAAAGCGTGGCAGTCACCATCCCCGGTGCCCTCGCCGGTGGACAGCACCAGGGCCTCCTCGGCATGGCGCTGCACCCGGACCTCCTGAAGGGCCAGGGCCGTGACTGGGTCTACGTGGCCTACACCTACGGCCCCGAGGCCGCGCCCAAGAAGAAGATCGTGCGCTACACCTTTACCGCGGCCAGCGGGCGGCTGACGGCCCCCACCCTGGTGATCGGCAACCTGCCCGCCGGGAACGACCACAACGCGGGGCGGCTGAAGATCGGCCCCGACGGCAAGCTGTACTTCACGATGGGCGACCTCGGGCACAACCAGTTCGCCAACTATGCCAAGCCCATCACCTCGTAG
- a CDS encoding molecular chaperone — protein sequence MPRLLPLILMFALLLGLGGAGAQGYGFSPTVLGIAPTGNLSTQTTMLNAGQTPATFRVVPVLWRMEGGQSVLSETRDLLVNPASFTLAPGASQVIRVALRKKPGDTELTYRLLVQEVPGESTATTQTPLGDGRSLNMQLALSFSLPVYVTPPGAQAQVTATLSRDGNDLIVHLRNSGRRRATYGNLLAGRGGEPLAVASFAVLAGADYTLRLPGLGAGTGPLTLSYRDADGREVRETLALP from the coding sequence ATGCCCCGACTGCTTCCCCTGATCCTGATGTTCGCCCTGCTGCTCGGCCTGGGCGGCGCGGGAGCGCAGGGCTACGGCTTCTCGCCCACCGTGCTGGGGATCGCCCCTACCGGGAACCTCAGCACCCAGACCACCATGCTGAACGCGGGCCAGACTCCGGCGACTTTCCGGGTCGTACCGGTGCTGTGGCGCATGGAGGGCGGACAGTCGGTGCTGTCGGAGACGCGCGACCTGCTCGTGAATCCGGCGTCTTTCACCCTGGCGCCGGGCGCGTCGCAGGTCATCCGGGTGGCCCTGCGCAAGAAGCCGGGCGACACCGAACTGACCTACCGCCTGCTGGTGCAGGAGGTGCCGGGCGAGAGCACCGCGACCACCCAGACGCCGCTGGGCGACGGCCGCAGCCTGAACATGCAGCTCGCCCTGAGCTTTTCCCTGCCTGTCTACGTGACGCCGCCGGGAGCGCAGGCGCAGGTCACTGCGACGCTGAGCCGCGACGGCAACGACCTGATCGTCCATCTGCGCAACAGTGGCCGTCGCCGGGCCACCTACGGCAACCTGCTCGCCGGACGCGGCGGGGAGCCGCTCGCCGTCGCCTCCTTCGCGGTGCTCGCCGGGGCGGACTACACCCTGCGGTTGCCGGGGCTGGGCGCGGGCACGGGACCGCTGACCCTGAGCTACCGCGACGCGGATGGACGGGAGGTCCGTGAGACGCTCGCCCTGCCGTAG
- a CDS encoding replication initiator protein A, translating to MKKDRQPALPRVDERNFARLGIVSVQTRLDDEASRSWNSAFEIAGRSFGIAAEAPHGRPRGIDTNVVIGIESLFAARSCPEDNRLHTTAYELRAASFLPLNGKSFHRLRESLDRLWYTSVTVTDGWHLPDGRKLRNVKRMRLINDLSYWDIDGQDSFETTRELVSNATLTIQLGTQMANSIRSGFTQALEHKILTGIEQPPARALYRLLEAHRYADTGEQRRALAVGLEDWRLACGITDGKPSKTLRALSEAHEELVAQGYLRDVRVGGSRATTALTYDFASLDDPDPALVRLLVESGVAAPAANKLAKEKGDRVEEVVRYVQDTLREKPGSVRKPGGLINDMLQRPEKYVLDARPSAPGAEERREESQARLRAAEDEAQQRAEQERRELLAAPPQVQWERTRRSLKLLLGKQLTGPHWDALERACLSGQLHAGALLQDLSAAQARLELQAFVDDLRDRLS from the coding sequence ATGAAAAAGGACCGACAACCGGCACTGCCCAGGGTGGATGAGCGGAACTTCGCGCGGCTGGGCATCGTGAGCGTCCAGACCCGGCTCGACGACGAGGCCAGCCGTTCGTGGAACAGCGCCTTTGAGATCGCGGGGCGGTCGTTCGGCATCGCGGCGGAAGCTCCGCATGGGCGTCCCCGGGGAATCGACACGAACGTTGTGATCGGCATCGAGAGTCTGTTCGCGGCGCGGTCGTGTCCGGAGGACAATCGCCTGCACACTACGGCGTACGAGTTGCGGGCCGCGAGCTTTCTACCGCTCAACGGCAAGAGCTTCCACCGGCTGCGCGAGTCGCTCGATCGCCTGTGGTACACCAGCGTGACAGTGACCGACGGCTGGCACCTCCCGGACGGCCGCAAGCTGCGCAACGTCAAGCGGATGCGGCTGATCAACGACCTGAGTTACTGGGACATCGACGGCCAGGACAGCTTCGAGACGACCCGCGAACTCGTGTCGAACGCGACCCTTACCATTCAGCTCGGCACGCAGATGGCGAACAGCATTCGCAGCGGGTTCACCCAAGCGCTGGAGCACAAGATCCTGACCGGCATCGAGCAGCCGCCTGCCCGCGCCTTGTACCGCCTGCTGGAAGCCCACCGGTACGCGGACACCGGGGAGCAGCGGCGCGCCCTGGCGGTGGGGTTGGAGGACTGGCGCCTGGCGTGCGGCATCACGGACGGCAAGCCCAGCAAGACGCTCCGGGCGCTGAGCGAGGCCCACGAGGAGCTGGTCGCCCAGGGCTACCTACGGGACGTACGCGTCGGGGGTTCCAGGGCCACCACGGCCCTCACCTACGATTTCGCCAGCCTGGACGACCCGGACCCCGCGCTGGTGCGCCTGCTGGTCGAGAGCGGGGTGGCCGCTCCGGCCGCGAACAAGCTCGCCAAGGAAAAGGGCGACCGGGTGGAAGAGGTCGTGCGGTACGTGCAAGACACCCTGCGCGAGAAGCCGGGCAGTGTCCGCAAGCCGGGCGGCCTGATCAACGACATGCTGCAGCGGCCGGAGAAATACGTGCTGGACGCCCGGCCTTCTGCCCCCGGGGCCGAGGAGCGCCGTGAGGAGAGTCAGGCCCGCCTCCGCGCCGCCGAGGACGAAGCGCAGCAGCGGGCCGAGCAGGAGCGCCGCGAGTTGCTCGCCGCGCCTCCGCAGGTGCAGTGGGAACGGACCCGGCGATCCCTGAAGCTGCTGCTGGGCAAGCAGTTGACCGGCCCGCACTGGGACGCGCTCGAACGCGCCTGCCTGAGTGGGCAGCTACACGCCGGGGCGCTGCTTCAGGACCTCAGCGCTGCCCAGGCCCGCCTGGAACTGCAAGCCTTCGTGGACGACTTGCGGGACAGGTTGAGTTGA